A window of the Salegentibacter mishustinae genome harbors these coding sequences:
- a CDS encoding class I SAM-dependent methyltransferase, which yields MKKLFKVVLNTVPRPLLIKVSYWVKPFFKYALRGSKYTDPIDGKSFSKFLPYGYINQRENVLSPSTLSLERHRLLWLYLKNETDFFSKNLKVLHFAPEQAFYKRFRKLKNLDYTTTDLNSPLADVKADICNLPFKENEFDFILCNHVLEHIPNDTKAMQEIYRILKPGGTAILQIPQDLKRKNTFEDDSITDRKERERIFGQYDHVRIYGKDYFDKLRSIGFKVKEVDYTNQLSTEEIDKYRLAKGEVIPVCYKN from the coding sequence ATGAAAAAGCTTTTTAAAGTAGTTTTAAATACCGTCCCCCGCCCCTTGCTCATAAAAGTAAGTTATTGGGTTAAACCTTTCTTTAAATATGCGCTTCGCGGAAGTAAATACACCGATCCGATAGACGGGAAAAGCTTTTCTAAATTTCTTCCCTACGGATATATTAACCAGCGGGAAAATGTGCTCTCCCCTTCTACGCTTTCCCTGGAAAGGCATCGCTTACTTTGGTTATACTTAAAAAATGAAACCGATTTCTTTAGCAAGAACCTAAAAGTACTGCACTTTGCACCCGAGCAGGCTTTTTATAAACGCTTTAGAAAGCTTAAAAACTTGGATTACACCACTACCGACCTGAACTCACCTTTAGCTGATGTAAAGGCTGATATTTGCAATTTGCCTTTTAAAGAAAATGAATTCGACTTTATTCTTTGCAATCATGTTTTAGAACATATTCCAAATGATACTAAAGCGATGCAGGAGATTTATCGAATTCTAAAACCCGGCGGTACAGCGATTCTGCAAATTCCGCAGGATTTAAAGAGGAAAAATACTTTTGAGGATGATTCGATTACCGATAGAAAAGAACGGGAACGTATTTTTGGCCAGTACGACCACGTAAGAATATACGGTAAGGATTATTTTGACAAATTAAGAAGTATAGGTTTTAAGGTTAAAGAAGTTGATTATACCAATCAATTATCTACTGAAGAAATTGATAAATACCGTCTTGCAAAAGGGGAAGTTATTCCGGTTTGTTATAAGAATTAA
- a CDS encoding murein L,D-transpeptidase catalytic domain family protein: MIYRLLTVFGVLTFSFAFTTTDDLKTNLETSKIEAIASTIPEENTKSNFENKVATLYSEFSTKNISVPAMPVFEKAMKGYEQLDETGKVGKKILTVIDFGLSSTKKRMWIMNMQTKKVLFNTYVSHGKNTGGEFANKFSNTVNSLQSSLGFYVTAETYYGKNGLSLFIDGMEKGFNSNARKRYVVIHGADYAEPNFIDRIGRLGRSYGCPAVPNTIAKEVIDTIKEESVVYIHKNNKEYLEKSTLLNS, translated from the coding sequence ATGATTTATAGACTTCTGACTGTATTTGGCGTATTAACCTTCTCTTTCGCATTTACAACAACAGATGATTTAAAAACCAACCTTGAAACTTCAAAAATAGAAGCGATTGCTTCTACAATTCCTGAAGAAAATACCAAATCAAATTTCGAAAATAAAGTCGCTACTCTTTATAGCGAGTTTTCTACCAAAAATATTAGTGTCCCGGCGATGCCTGTGTTCGAAAAAGCCATGAAAGGATATGAGCAATTAGACGAAACTGGTAAAGTGGGTAAAAAAATCCTTACCGTAATAGATTTTGGACTTTCCTCTACAAAAAAACGTATGTGGATTATGAATATGCAAACTAAAAAAGTATTATTCAATACTTATGTTTCCCACGGAAAAAATACCGGTGGTGAGTTTGCTAACAAGTTTTCTAATACTGTAAATTCCCTGCAAAGTTCACTAGGATTTTACGTTACTGCTGAAACTTACTACGGAAAGAACGGATTGTCGTTGTTTATAGACGGTATGGAGAAAGGCTTTAATAGCAATGCTCGTAAACGTTATGTGGTAATTCACGGAGCAGATTATGCAGAACCTAACTTTATAGATAGAATTGGAAGATTAGGAAGAAGTTACGGTTGTCCTGCGGTTCCAAATACTATTGCTAAAGAAGTGATAGATACTATTAAAGAAGAATCTGTTGTGTATATTCACAAGAATAATAAAGAATACCTCGAAAAATCTACGCTACTAAATAGTTAG
- a CDS encoding FAD:protein FMN transferase: MKKITALFFLVLLSVSCKNDGPQANTYTGNALGTTYQVKYFSSENFNTEKALDSIFYVINTSMSTYQDNSDISRINSGAEEVEVDVHFQNVFRYSNQIFRESNGYFDPTVGSLVNAYGFGPDKPLNEPDEAVLDSIRQLVGFEKVKLTADNTIQKENPNIYLDFNAIAKGYTIDVIADYLDKQNVENYLIELGGELVAKGQNLERESPWMVAIDNPQQTDAERTLQTVLALKNRAMATSGNYRKFRIDSITGNRYVHTINPLNGKAEKSNLLSASVLAENCTLADGYATAFMALGYERSLEMLEELENVDVYFIYVDEAESIRIFTSNGFEEALVED; this comes from the coding sequence ATGAAAAAAATTACTGCATTATTCTTTCTTGTTTTACTAAGTGTTTCCTGTAAAAATGATGGGCCGCAGGCAAATACATATACCGGGAATGCTCTAGGAACAACCTACCAGGTGAAATATTTTTCTTCGGAAAATTTTAATACTGAAAAAGCTTTAGATTCTATTTTTTACGTGATCAATACTTCCATGAGCACCTATCAGGATAATTCTGATATTTCCCGAATAAACTCTGGTGCTGAAGAGGTAGAAGTAGATGTACATTTTCAAAATGTATTTAGATATTCTAATCAGATTTTTAGGGAAAGTAACGGCTATTTTGACCCAACAGTAGGTAGTTTGGTAAACGCCTACGGCTTTGGCCCTGATAAGCCTTTAAATGAACCAGACGAAGCTGTTTTAGATTCCATAAGACAACTTGTGGGATTTGAAAAAGTTAAATTAACCGCCGATAATACTATTCAGAAGGAAAACCCGAATATCTACCTCGATTTTAATGCTATAGCAAAGGGATACACAATTGATGTTATCGCTGACTATTTGGATAAGCAAAATGTTGAAAATTATCTAATCGAACTTGGGGGAGAATTAGTAGCCAAAGGACAGAATTTAGAACGAGAATCTCCCTGGATGGTAGCAATAGATAATCCGCAGCAAACCGATGCTGAACGTACTTTGCAAACTGTTCTTGCATTGAAGAACCGGGCGATGGCAACTTCCGGAAATTACCGAAAATTCAGAATTGACAGTATTACGGGGAATCGCTATGTACACACTATAAATCCATTAAACGGGAAAGCCGAAAAAAGCAATTTGCTCAGCGCATCTGTACTTGCTGAAAATTGTACGCTGGCTGATGGTTACGCCACCGCTTTTATGGCTTTAGGCTACGAAAGATCCTTAGAAATGCTGGAAGAATTAGAGAATGTAGATGTTTATTTTATTTACGTAGATGAGGCCGAAAGTATTCGAATTTTTACTTCTAACGGATTTGAGGAAGCTTTAGTAGAAGATTAA
- the nqrE gene encoding NADH:ubiquinone reductase (Na(+)-transporting) subunit E — protein MELINLFVRSIFIENMIFAYFLGMCSYLAVSKTVKTAVGLGAAVIFVLTITVPINYLLDNYLLRPGALQWLGAEYANVDLSFLSFIMFIAVIASMVQLVEMVVEKFAPALYGALGIFLPLIAVNCAILGGSLFMQQKDFGAITEALTYGFGSGIGWFLAILGIAAIREKIAYSNVPAPLKGLGITFIITGLMALGFMSFMGIKL, from the coding sequence ATGGAATTAATAAATTTATTTGTTAGAAGTATTTTCATAGAAAATATGATTTTTGCCTACTTCTTAGGAATGTGTTCCTATTTAGCAGTGTCAAAAACCGTGAAAACAGCTGTTGGGTTAGGTGCTGCGGTAATTTTTGTACTTACTATTACCGTACCAATTAACTACTTGCTGGATAACTACCTTTTAAGACCGGGAGCTTTGCAATGGCTCGGTGCAGAATATGCCAATGTAGACCTTAGCTTCCTAAGCTTTATTATGTTTATTGCGGTAATTGCATCTATGGTACAATTAGTAGAGATGGTCGTGGAGAAATTTGCCCCTGCACTATACGGTGCGCTTGGTATTTTCTTACCGCTTATTGCTGTAAACTGTGCTATCCTTGGAGGATCACTTTTTATGCAACAGAAGGATTTTGGAGCTATAACTGAAGCCTTAACCTATGGGTTTGGTAGTGGAATTGGATGGTTCCTGGCAATTCTTGGTATCGCAGCTATTCGTGAAAAAATAGCATACTCTAATGTGCCTGCTCCATTAAAAGGTTTGGGGATAACATTTATTATCACCGGGCTTATGGCGTTAGGATTTATGAGTTTTATGGGAATTAAATTATAA
- the map gene encoding type I methionyl aminopeptidase, with protein MIITKNPEEIELMRESALIVSKTLGMLAPHIKPGVTTLELDKMAEEFIRDHGAEPGFLGMYDFPNSLCMSPNAQVVHGIPNDKPLQEGDIISIDCGALKNGFYGDHAYTFEVGEVKPEVKELLKVTKESLYEGIREFKLGNRVGDVGYAIQKYTEDRGYGVVRELVGHGLGATMHEDPEMPNYGKRGRGKKFMEGMVVAIEPMINLGTKRIKQLPDGWTILTADNKPSAHFEHDIALVDGKPQLLSTFDYIYEALGIESDEEDEFKAKVYGKEL; from the coding sequence ATGATAATTACCAAAAACCCTGAAGAAATTGAATTAATGCGTGAAAGCGCGCTAATTGTATCTAAAACCCTGGGAATGCTTGCGCCGCATATTAAACCCGGAGTAACTACTTTGGAGTTGGATAAAATGGCCGAAGAATTTATTCGCGATCACGGCGCCGAACCTGGATTTTTAGGAATGTACGATTTCCCAAATTCACTTTGTATGAGTCCTAATGCGCAGGTAGTTCATGGAATTCCAAACGACAAGCCTTTGCAGGAGGGTGATATTATCTCAATAGATTGTGGTGCTTTAAAAAATGGATTTTACGGAGATCACGCCTATACTTTTGAAGTTGGTGAAGTAAAACCAGAAGTAAAAGAACTTTTAAAAGTCACAAAAGAATCTCTTTACGAAGGAATAAGGGAATTTAAGCTCGGAAACCGGGTTGGAGATGTTGGCTATGCTATTCAAAAATACACCGAAGACAGAGGCTACGGTGTAGTAAGGGAATTGGTAGGTCACGGCCTTGGTGCTACTATGCATGAAGATCCTGAGATGCCTAATTATGGTAAACGCGGAAGAGGTAAAAAATTTATGGAAGGAATGGTGGTAGCCATTGAACCTATGATAAACCTTGGAACAAAACGAATAAAACAATTGCCTGATGGCTGGACCATTCTAACCGCAGACAATAAGCCCAGCGCACATTTTGAACACGATATTGCGCTAGTAGACGGTAAACCCCAACTTCTGTCTACCTTTGATTATATATATGAAGCTTTAGGAATTGAAAGTGATGAAGAAGATGAATTCAAAGCAAAAGTCTATGGTAAAGAGCTATAG
- a CDS encoding HNH endonuclease, protein MVKSYRGEVWKRLHKEEWQDRFVYDVSNYGRLISYVQYPEGELINGGRTNGYTSFSPRLQNGKHKAYYMHRIVAELFLVKNDDDKYVIHKNFKKDDNRVENLAWTTKDEWVQHQHNSPGVKENKRKRKLRRVVTYSKLTYAQAVILKKKLLDPKRKTRIKVLAKQFGVSEMQLYRIKSGENWGDIKV, encoded by the coding sequence ATGGTAAAGAGCTATAGAGGCGAAGTATGGAAAAGACTTCATAAAGAGGAATGGCAGGATCGTTTTGTCTACGATGTTTCTAATTACGGAAGATTAATTAGTTATGTACAATATCCTGAAGGGGAATTGATAAATGGTGGCCGTACCAACGGTTATACCAGTTTTTCTCCCAGGTTGCAAAATGGCAAGCATAAAGCCTATTATATGCACCGTATTGTTGCTGAATTATTTCTTGTAAAAAATGACGACGACAAATACGTGATCCATAAGAATTTTAAAAAAGATGATAATCGCGTAGAGAATTTGGCATGGACAACTAAAGATGAATGGGTACAGCACCAGCATAATAGTCCTGGCGTTAAGGAGAACAAACGCAAAAGAAAACTAAGACGTGTAGTTACCTATTCTAAACTCACATACGCGCAAGCCGTAATTCTTAAAAAGAAACTTTTAGACCCCAAGCGAAAAACAAGGATAAAAGTACTTGCCAAACAATTTGGTGTTTCAGAAATGCAACTTTACCGTATAAAATCTGGTGAAAACTGGGGCGATATTAAAGTCTAG
- the nqrF gene encoding NADH:ubiquinone reductase (Na(+)-transporting) subunit F, with protein sequence MTVIIASVVVFLALILILVSVLLGAKAKLAPSGPVTINVNGERDMEVGSGGTLLSTLGDNKLFLPSACGGGGTCVQCKCIVKEGGGAILPTEEPHFTRKEIAQGWRLGCQVKVKEDMKITIPEEVFGIKKWEATVVRNYNVASFIKEFVVEIPEDMDYKAGGYIQIEIPKCEVKFSDMDITAHPEEHDTPDMFEEEWDKFKLRPLVMKNPETVERAYSMASYPAEGREIMLNVRVATPPWDRSKDTWMAVNPGIASSYIFSRKKGDKVIISGPYGEFFINHSEAEMLYVGGGAGMAPMRSHLYHLFRTLKTGRKVTYWYGGRSKRELFYIEHFRALERDFPNFKFYLALSEPMEEDNWKVKKSLDDDGDGFVGFIHQVVIDNYLSHHEEPEDIELYFCGPPLMNKAVQKMGEDFGMPPENIRFDDFGG encoded by the coding sequence ATGACAGTTATTATAGCAAGTGTAGTAGTATTTTTAGCATTAATACTCATATTGGTTTCTGTGTTGCTTGGGGCAAAGGCAAAATTAGCGCCTTCTGGTCCGGTTACCATAAACGTAAATGGGGAAAGAGATATGGAAGTTGGTTCTGGAGGAACTTTGCTTTCAACTCTGGGAGACAATAAATTATTCTTACCTTCTGCCTGTGGTGGTGGTGGAACTTGCGTGCAGTGTAAATGTATCGTAAAAGAAGGTGGCGGTGCCATTCTTCCTACCGAGGAACCACACTTTACTCGTAAAGAGATCGCACAGGGATGGCGATTAGGTTGCCAGGTGAAGGTGAAAGAAGATATGAAGATCACTATTCCGGAAGAAGTTTTCGGAATTAAGAAATGGGAAGCTACAGTGGTAAGAAATTACAACGTAGCATCCTTTATTAAGGAATTTGTAGTTGAAATTCCTGAAGATATGGATTACAAGGCTGGAGGTTATATCCAGATCGAAATTCCTAAGTGTGAAGTGAAATTTAGTGATATGGATATCACAGCTCACCCTGAAGAACACGATACTCCAGATATGTTTGAAGAAGAATGGGACAAGTTTAAACTTCGCCCACTGGTAATGAAAAACCCTGAAACCGTAGAGCGTGCTTACTCTATGGCTTCTTATCCAGCTGAAGGACGTGAGATTATGCTTAACGTACGTGTAGCTACTCCACCATGGGATAGATCAAAAGATACCTGGATGGCTGTAAATCCTGGTATTGCTTCTTCTTATATTTTCTCAAGGAAAAAAGGAGACAAAGTAATTATTTCAGGGCCTTATGGTGAATTCTTTATTAACCATAGTGAGGCAGAAATGCTTTATGTTGGTGGTGGTGCAGGAATGGCGCCAATGCGTTCTCACCTTTACCATTTGTTCCGTACGCTTAAAACCGGTAGAAAAGTTACTTACTGGTATGGTGGACGTTCAAAAAGAGAATTGTTCTATATAGAACACTTTAGAGCTTTGGAAAGAGATTTCCCTAACTTTAAATTCTACCTTGCACTTTCTGAGCCAATGGAAGAAGATAATTGGAAAGTGAAGAAAAGTCTTGATGATGATGGCGACGGATTTGTTGGCTTTATTCACCAGGTTGTAATAGATAACTATTTAAGTCATCACGAAGAACCGGAAGATATTGAATTGTATTTCTGTGGACCGCCGTTAATGAACAAAGCCGTTCAGAAAATGGGTGAAGACTTCGGAATGCCACCAGAAAACATCAGGTTTGATGATTTTGGAGGTTAA
- a CDS encoding BT0820 family HAD-type phosphatase has product MPNTLTIAVDFDGTIVENKFPEIGKPKLFAFETLKKLQEDGHRLILWTYRAEDKLEEAVKFCEKRGIKFYAVNKSYPEEVFDDDISRKILADIFIDDRNIGGMWGWGEIYQRLKDRSIIREQKKEKKKFGFLGRF; this is encoded by the coding sequence ATGCCCAACACGCTAACCATAGCAGTAGATTTTGACGGAACTATTGTAGAAAATAAATTTCCTGAGATTGGAAAGCCAAAGCTTTTTGCTTTTGAAACACTAAAAAAGCTTCAGGAAGATGGTCACAGGCTTATTTTATGGACCTATAGAGCCGAAGATAAATTAGAAGAAGCGGTAAAATTTTGTGAAAAGAGAGGCATTAAATTTTACGCTGTAAATAAAAGTTATCCCGAAGAGGTTTTTGACGATGATATAAGTCGGAAGATCCTTGCCGATATTTTTATAGACGATAGAAATATTGGTGGCATGTGGGGTTGGGGTGAAATATACCAAAGGTTAAAAGACCGATCTATAATTAGAGAACAGAAAAAAGAAAAGAAGAAATTCGGATTTTTAGGCCGATTTTAA
- a CDS encoding NADH:ubiquinone reductase (Na(+)-transporting) subunit D, which translates to MATEKKNISEEKEAKKKEMILFLSNSEEKEHFLSKGNRKLLSDPLDDNNPITVQVLGICSALAITVQLEPAVVMAIAVVAVMAFSNMIVSMLRNMIPSRIRIIVQLVVVASLVVLVDQVLKAYAYDVSKQLSVFIGLIITNCIVMGRLEAFALGNGVYKSFLDGVGNAAGYGLILVIVAFFRELLGSGKLFGFEVLGHKGATLADSTGLYAFGYENNGLMLLSPMALIVVGLLIWVQRARNRKLIEEN; encoded by the coding sequence ATGGCTACAGAGAAAAAAAATATTTCAGAAGAGAAAGAAGCCAAAAAGAAGGAAATGATCCTTTTTCTATCTAATTCAGAAGAAAAAGAGCACTTCCTTTCTAAAGGCAATAGAAAATTATTGTCAGATCCGTTGGACGATAACAACCCTATTACCGTTCAGGTATTAGGTATTTGTTCAGCACTGGCAATTACGGTACAATTAGAACCTGCAGTGGTTATGGCTATCGCGGTGGTTGCGGTTATGGCTTTTAGTAACATGATCGTTTCTATGCTGCGAAATATGATTCCAAGTAGAATTAGGATTATTGTACAGCTGGTAGTAGTAGCCTCCCTGGTAGTTTTAGTAGACCAGGTGCTTAAAGCTTATGCTTATGATGTAAGTAAGCAGCTTTCGGTATTTATTGGTCTTATTATTACCAATTGTATTGTAATGGGACGTTTGGAAGCTTTTGCTTTAGGAAACGGGGTTTACAAATCTTTCCTTGATGGTGTTGGTAATGCCGCAGGATATGGATTAATACTTGTAATCGTGGCATTTTTCCGTGAACTTCTAGGTTCTGGAAAATTATTCGGATTTGAAGTTTTAGGACATAAAGGAGCCACTTTGGCCGACTCTACAGGATTATATGCTTTTGGATATGAAAACAACGGTTTAATGTTGCTTTCCCCAATGGCCTTAATTGTTGTTGGTTTGCTTATTTGGGTACAACGTGCCAGAAACCGTAAACTGATAGAAGAGAACTAA
- a CDS encoding Na(+)-translocating NADH-quinone reductase subunit C — protein sequence MEEKSVNKTNSNGYTFLFAVIMVLVVASVLAFTATSLQPIQRENVRQEKMQSILATIGVETDRAGAEELYNQYITEAVTLNQKGNVKEDVDAFTVDLAKELKKEPIDQNYPLYIANYEGSKYYIVPLRGNGLWNAIFGYISLKDDVNTIKGATFDHLGETPGLGAEITKEWFRKSFENEKIFDSNGNLIGVSVVKGDIDPSDKGDNKVDAISGATITGDGVSDMISERLQRYLPYFKQQTEIKVATK from the coding sequence ATGGAAGAAAAATCAGTAAATAAAACAAACAGTAACGGTTATACGTTTCTTTTTGCGGTGATTATGGTGTTGGTTGTAGCCTCTGTCTTGGCTTTTACAGCAACCTCGCTTCAGCCTATTCAGAGAGAAAACGTACGTCAGGAAAAGATGCAGAGTATTCTGGCTACTATAGGTGTTGAAACCGATAGAGCAGGAGCAGAAGAGCTTTATAATCAATATATCACTGAGGCAGTTACCCTAAATCAAAAGGGTAATGTAAAAGAGGATGTAGATGCTTTTACGGTAGATTTGGCCAAGGAGCTTAAGAAAGAGCCTATAGATCAAAACTATCCTTTATATATTGCTAACTACGAAGGTTCTAAATATTATATAGTTCCTTTAAGAGGTAATGGGCTTTGGAACGCGATCTTTGGTTACATTTCTTTAAAGGATGATGTAAATACTATTAAAGGTGCCACTTTTGACCACCTTGGGGAAACTCCGGGTCTTGGTGCAGAAATCACCAAAGAATGGTTTAGAAAAAGTTTTGAAAACGAAAAGATCTTTGATAGTAATGGTAATCTAATTGGTGTATCTGTGGTAAAAGGTGATATAGATCCTTCAGATAAAGGCGATAATAAGGTAGACGCTATTTCTGGAGCTACAATTACCGGAGACGGAGTATCTGATATGATTTCAGAAAGGCTTCAGCGTTATCTGCCTTACTTCAAACAGCAAACAGAAATTAAAGTTGCAACTAAGTAA
- the gpmI gene encoding 2,3-bisphosphoglycerate-independent phosphoglycerate mutase, which yields MNKKVLLMILDGWGITQNPDVSAIAKAKTPFMDSILEKYPHAELRTDGMQVGLPEGQMGNSEVGHMNLGAGRIVYQDLVKINMAVEKNTLKDEPVLEEAFNYAIKHNKPIHFMGLLSDGGVHSHINHLKGLLSAADECGVKEKYVHAFTDGRDVDPHSGKGFVEEIEKHLEKTNGKLASVIGRYFAMDRDKRWERVKKAYDLITKGEGKKTTNAAEAIAESYENNVSDEFIEPIVMTNDAGEPVATLKEKEVVIFFNFRTDRGRQLTQALTQDDFPEYNMKKMPLYYVTVTKYDDSFEGINVVFKKDNIKSTLGEVLEYMGKKQIRIAETEKYPHVTFFFSGGREKPFKGERRLMCNSPKVATYDLQPEMSAFEIRDKIVPELKDESADFICLNFANPDMVGHTGVFDAAVKACETVDSCAKDVAEAALENDYSVIVIADHGNSEIMINEDGSPNTAHTTSPVPLILLDKDIKSIKSGKLGNIAPTILKLMGIEQPELMTEDPLI from the coding sequence ATGAATAAGAAAGTTCTACTAATGATTTTAGACGGCTGGGGAATTACGCAAAACCCAGACGTTTCAGCTATAGCCAAAGCAAAAACTCCATTTATGGATAGCATCCTGGAGAAATATCCTCACGCCGAACTGCGTACCGATGGGATGCAAGTTGGATTGCCGGAAGGACAAATGGGAAATAGCGAAGTAGGACACATGAACCTTGGAGCGGGACGCATTGTTTACCAGGATTTGGTAAAGATCAATATGGCGGTAGAAAAAAACACGTTAAAAGATGAGCCAGTACTGGAAGAAGCTTTTAATTATGCAATAAAACACAATAAACCCATTCACTTTATGGGACTTTTAAGTGACGGTGGGGTACATTCTCACATCAACCATTTAAAAGGATTACTTTCGGCTGCAGACGAATGTGGAGTAAAAGAAAAATATGTTCACGCCTTTACAGATGGACGTGATGTAGACCCACATTCAGGAAAAGGTTTTGTTGAAGAGATCGAAAAGCATCTAGAAAAAACTAACGGGAAATTAGCTTCGGTTATTGGGCGCTATTTTGCCATGGATCGTGATAAGCGCTGGGAAAGAGTAAAAAAAGCTTACGACCTTATTACTAAAGGCGAAGGTAAAAAAACCACCAACGCTGCTGAAGCCATTGCTGAAAGCTATGAAAACAATGTTAGCGATGAGTTTATAGAGCCTATCGTGATGACCAATGATGCCGGCGAGCCGGTAGCTACCTTAAAAGAAAAAGAAGTAGTAATCTTCTTCAACTTTAGAACAGACCGTGGTAGACAACTTACCCAGGCATTAACTCAGGATGATTTTCCTGAGTACAATATGAAGAAAATGCCGTTATACTATGTAACGGTGACAAAATATGACGATAGTTTCGAAGGCATAAATGTTGTTTTTAAAAAAGATAATATCAAGTCTACGCTGGGCGAAGTCCTGGAGTATATGGGCAAAAAGCAAATTAGAATTGCTGAGACCGAAAAGTACCCGCACGTTACCTTCTTCTTTAGCGGTGGGCGTGAAAAACCTTTTAAAGGAGAAAGACGTTTAATGTGTAATTCTCCAAAAGTAGCTACTTACGATCTTCAGCCAGAAATGAGTGCTTTTGAAATTAGGGACAAAATTGTTCCTGAACTAAAGGACGAATCGGCTGATTTTATCTGCCTGAATTTCGCGAACCCGGATATGGTTGGCCATACCGGTGTATTTGACGCTGCGGTTAAGGCTTGCGAAACTGTAGATTCTTGCGCTAAAGACGTAGCTGAAGCTGCACTGGAAAATGATTACTCAGTAATTGTAATTGCCGATCATGGGAACAGCGAGATTATGATCAACGAAGACGGGAGTCCAAATACGGCGCATACCACCAGCCCCGTACCTTTAATTTTATTAGATAAAGACATAAAATCTATTAAAAGCGGTAAGCTTGGAAATATTGCTCCGACTATCCTGAAGCTAATGGGAATTGAGCAGCCTGAATTAATGACTGAAGACCCTTTAATTTAA
- a CDS encoding thioredoxin family protein — protein MINKILLLFLGVFITAGEVSDEKEKLENINSAEMLLGEFTQADLEKPPHLRWFTPGYENYNPKEEAVGTIKENIGDYEILLFMGTWCGDSRYEVPKFFKLLDVVDFDKENLTSIAVNYAKKAPGDLDEKYNIHRVPTIIFMKDGEEIDRFVEYSIESLEEDVAKIVKGEEYTDPYSK, from the coding sequence ATGATTAATAAGATATTGCTACTTTTTCTAGGAGTTTTTATAACTGCGGGAGAAGTTTCAGATGAAAAAGAGAAACTAGAAAATATAAATTCAGCAGAAATGCTTTTAGGAGAATTCACGCAAGCTGACTTGGAAAAACCGCCTCATTTAAGATGGTTTACCCCCGGCTACGAGAATTACAATCCTAAAGAAGAAGCTGTAGGAACCATAAAGGAAAATATAGGAGATTATGAAATTCTTCTCTTTATGGGAACCTGGTGTGGTGATAGCCGTTACGAAGTTCCGAAGTTTTTTAAGCTATTAGATGTAGTAGATTTTGATAAAGAAAATCTTACAAGTATTGCCGTAAACTATGCTAAAAAAGCTCCGGGAGATCTAGACGAAAAGTATAATATCCATCGGGTACCCACTATTATCTTTATGAAAGATGGAGAAGAAATAGACCGTTTTGTGGAATACTCTATAGAAAGCCTGGAAGAAGATGTTGCGAAGATAGTTAAAGGCGAAGAATATACAGATCCTTACTCCAAATAA